The segment GTCTGGGGCTGGTCTTCAAGGATATAAAAATCCTGGCCATCCCTTTTCTGCTGGGCAATTATAATGAAGTGGATGCCCTGATGACCAAAATGGGGGGCTTCTATGAAAAGGGTGTCTTAGAACACGGCTATAAGGTAATGGGCTGGGGGGAATCGGGTTTTATTCATCTCCTTTCCAAACATCCTATTAAGAATGTTGCCGAGCTTAGAAAAGGAAAGGTCTGGATCTGGGAGGATACGGCCATGGGCCGGGCGGTCTTTAAAGAATTGGGCGTCAATGCCATACCCCTGGGCATCCCGGATGTCCTGGTTTCCCTTCAGACCGGGATGATTGATACGGTCTACGCCTCCCCTCTGGCCGCTATTTCCATGCAATGGTTCACCAGGGTTTCCTACCTGACCGACGTCCCTCTTTCTTATTCGGTGGGGGCCGTAATCCTACAAAAAGGGGCTTTTGAAAAAATCCCCCAATCCTTACAAAGCGTAGTTGAAGAAACCTTCCGGAAACATCTGGCCCTGCTCAAAGAAAATGTCCGTAAGGAAAACCAAAAAGCCCTTGGGGTTCTTACCAAACAGGGGATCAAAACGGTCACCCTGGCACCCAAAGAGGTCAAGGAGCTGCAAATCCTTTGCCTGAAGGGGGTGGATTCCCTGGGAGAAGATGTCTTTTCCAAAAAAACGCTGGCCGAGGTCAAGACCTTTTTAAAAACCATACGTAAAGAAAACTGATGCCCCCCCTTCCTTCTCCCAGGAAAAGGTTT is part of the Deltaproteobacteria bacterium genome and harbors:
- the dctP gene encoding TRAP transporter substrate-binding protein DctP, which encodes MGLRIADCGLRNINMGQGIFALPRRRTIYRTSYFVLRTSFFGMALFFLSTLFPITVSAEKVTLKIGTLAPEGSTWVKTFRDINQELEQKTGKQVGIRIFPGGVLGDEEDMLRKIKVNQIQGGFFTGGGLGLVFKDIKILAIPFLLGNYNEVDALMTKMGGFYEKGVLEHGYKVMGWGESGFIHLLSKHPIKNVAELRKGKVWIWEDTAMGRAVFKELGVNAIPLGIPDVLVSLQTGMIDTVYASPLAAISMQWFTRVSYLTDVPLSYSVGAVILQKGAFEKIPQSLQSVVEETFRKHLALLKENVRKENQKALGVLTKQGIKTVTLAPKEVKELQILCLKGVDSLGEDVFSKKTLAEVKTFLKTIRKEN